One genomic segment of Methanobacterium spitsbergense includes these proteins:
- the truA gene encoding tRNA pseudouridine(38-40) synthase TruA translates to MVKTAFKIAYIGTDFYGFQRQPDLPTVEGELLRGFKKAGVMDDPNKSNYSIAGRTDRGVHSLGNVISLHADSNATINQINYYLPASIQIIGKVEVPHGFKPRFAEYRHYKYIFFMDPYNEKILNLELMKNAAKMLEGTHNFHNFSKRSERSPIRNVKELNVNQIGQLIVIDVIGESFLWNMVRKMVQVITMVGNGKMEDTEINLLLNPDNHAPITPVPPEGLILMDIKYKDIDFTYDKYARNNFFKTLKEEYIRRRTIAAAEEEMMKVLKAP, encoded by the coding sequence ATGGTTAAAACTGCATTTAAAATAGCTTACATTGGGACAGATTTCTATGGGTTCCAGAGGCAGCCTGATCTACCCACAGTAGAAGGTGAACTTCTAAGGGGATTTAAAAAGGCCGGTGTTATGGATGATCCCAATAAATCAAATTATTCAATAGCAGGAAGGACAGATAGAGGAGTACATTCACTTGGCAATGTAATATCTCTCCATGCAGATTCAAATGCAACAATAAATCAAATCAACTATTATCTTCCGGCTAGTATTCAGATCATTGGTAAAGTAGAAGTTCCACATGGATTTAAACCGAGATTTGCAGAATACCGACATTACAAATATATATTCTTCATGGATCCCTATAATGAAAAAATTTTGAATTTAGAACTGATGAAAAATGCTGCAAAGATGTTGGAGGGCACACACAATTTTCATAATTTTTCCAAGAGAAGTGAAAGATCCCCCATAAGAAATGTTAAAGAGCTAAATGTTAACCAAATTGGGCAATTAATAGTTATAGATGTAATTGGAGAAAGTTTCCTCTGGAATATGGTCCGTAAAATGGTACAAGTAATAACCATGGTAGGAAATGGAAAAATGGAAGACACTGAAATAAATCTCTTGTTAAATCCAGATAATCATGCTCCAATTACCCCAGTACCTCCTGAAGGCCTGATACTGATGGATATTAAGTACAAGGACATAGACTTTACATACGATAAATATGCAAGAAATAACTTCTTTAAAACTCTTAAAGAAGAATATATTCGTAGAAGGACAATTGCTGCAGCTGAAGAAGAGATGATGAAAGTTTTAAAAGCCCCGTAG
- a CDS encoding M24 family metallopeptidase produces the protein MIKTPVKELENRMERFRTLMDEFNPEWEIAVIFSKINLYYFTGTMQEGMLIIPRNKEATFWVRRSYERALNESLFQKIESMNSFRDAVKSFQNLPDTVHLETEVVPLAFYKRFQKHFPFNNFKPLDNVISTVRAIKSEYELAFMRKAGQIHQHVLEDMVPEMLKEKMSETDLAAELFRVMINEGHHGVTRFGMFDTEIVLGQIGFGESSIYPNYFNGPGGNYGMSPAVPVIGCRDRKLKSGDLVFIDVGCGVEGYNTDKTMTYMYGQPLPKYVLEIHSKCVSIQNEIAELLKPGAIPSEIYNTIINSLEKDFLKNFMGFGNRRVNFLGHGIGLLIDETPVIANGFNEPLQEGMVLALEPKKGIKDIGMVGIENTFIVTSNGGECITGNNPGLISVF, from the coding sequence ATGATAAAAACTCCTGTAAAAGAATTAGAAAATCGTATGGAACGTTTTAGAACTCTTATGGATGAATTTAATCCTGAATGGGAAATAGCAGTTATATTTAGCAAAATAAACCTCTATTACTTTACAGGAACAATGCAGGAGGGTATGCTAATCATACCAAGGAATAAAGAGGCTACTTTTTGGGTTAGACGGAGCTATGAAAGAGCGCTTAATGAATCATTATTTCAAAAAATAGAGTCAATGAATAGTTTCCGAGATGCTGTTAAAAGTTTTCAAAATCTTCCAGATACTGTTCATCTGGAAACTGAAGTTGTTCCACTTGCATTTTACAAACGATTTCAGAAACATTTCCCATTCAACAATTTTAAACCTCTTGATAATGTTATTTCCACAGTTAGGGCAATTAAAAGTGAATATGAATTAGCTTTTATGAGGAAAGCGGGTCAAATTCATCAACATGTATTGGAAGACATGGTGCCAGAGATGTTAAAGGAGAAAATGAGTGAAACAGATCTTGCTGCAGAGCTTTTTAGGGTAATGATTAACGAAGGACATCATGGTGTTACCCGTTTTGGTATGTTTGACACCGAAATAGTTTTAGGTCAGATAGGTTTTGGTGAGAGTTCAATATATCCAAATTATTTTAATGGACCTGGTGGAAATTATGGGATGAGTCCAGCAGTTCCTGTCATAGGATGTCGTGATAGGAAATTGAAAAGTGGAGATCTTGTATTTATTGACGTTGGATGTGGCGTAGAAGGCTACAATACAGATAAAACAATGACATACATGTATGGCCAACCATTGCCAAAATATGTTTTAGAGATCCATAGTAAATGCGTTTCTATTCAAAATGAAATTGCAGAATTGTTAAAACCAGGTGCTATACCTTCAGAAATTTACAATACAATAATAAATTCTCTTGAAAAGGACTTTCTCAAAAACTTCATGGGGTTTGGAAATCGTAGAGTAAATTTCCTAGGTCATGGAATTGGATTATTAATAGATGAAACCCCTGTAATTGCAAATGGATTCAATGAACCTTTACAAGAAGGAATGGTATTGGCATTGGAACCTAAAAAGGGAATTAAAGATATTGGAATGGTTGGAATTGAAAACACATTCATAGTCACATCTAATGGTGGAGAATGTATTACAGGAAACAATCCGGGTTTAATTTCAGTTTTTTAG
- a CDS encoding FAD synthase → MATGTFDIIHPGHGYYLEESKKVGGKDSKLVVVVARDSTVRSKKRVPVVDEKQRLEVVKMIKFVNEAYLGNENDMFKIVKEIKPDIITIGSDQNYDITNLKKELTDRGIHTEVVKIEGYKKGQLDSTCKIIKKIKGMEFDENIFKEC, encoded by the coding sequence ATGGCAACAGGAACATTTGACATAATACATCCAGGTCATGGATATTACCTTGAAGAATCAAAAAAAGTTGGAGGGAAAGATTCCAAACTTGTGGTAGTAGTTGCAAGGGATTCAACTGTAAGATCAAAGAAAAGAGTACCAGTAGTTGATGAAAAACAGAGATTAGAAGTTGTTAAAATGATAAAATTTGTTAATGAAGCCTATCTTGGAAATGAAAATGATATGTTCAAGATTGTGAAAGAAATTAAACCTGATATAATTACTATAGGTTCAGATCAGAACTATGATATAACCAATCTAAAAAAAGAACTAACAGATAGAGGGATACATACTGAAGTTGTAAAGATTGAAGGATATAAAAAAGGACAACTCGATAGTACTTGTAAAATAATAAAGAAAATTAAAGGAATGGAATTTGATGAAAACATTTTTAAAGAATGTTAA
- a CDS encoding Hsp20/alpha crystallin family protein has product MKRRNAAEEMFKDVIYTIKEKQNDLGRTLNEYTSNSPLKPNMDIVEDEEQLTVMTDLPGFKRQDITIDITEDTIEITAQFDGDTEAEGKNFLKKERNHGKVNRIINLPVKVRSTESSAKLENGVLTVILPKLEKKETFEVKVD; this is encoded by the coding sequence ATGAAAAGAAGAAACGCAGCTGAAGAAATGTTTAAAGATGTTATTTATACAATTAAAGAAAAACAAAACGATTTAGGGCGAACACTCAATGAATATACATCAAATTCGCCTCTAAAGCCCAATATGGATATTGTTGAAGATGAAGAACAGTTAACTGTCATGACAGACTTACCTGGTTTTAAAAGACAAGACATTACAATAGACATAACAGAGGATACAATTGAAATTACAGCTCAGTTCGATGGAGATACTGAAGCTGAAGGAAAAAATTTCCTGAAAAAGGAAAGAAATCATGGGAAAGTAAATAGAATTATAAATCTTCCCGTAAAAGTAAGAAGCACAGAATCATCAGCTAAATTAGAAAATGGCGTTCTAACTGTTATTTTACCTAAATTAGAAAAGAAAGAAACATTTGAAGTCAAAGTTGATTGA
- a CDS encoding SIS domain-containing protein, protein MKYDMYNEVLEQPKSLKKTLNEEESHMKEIAEKINGMDRIYLVGCGSSLSTCYSARDAIGFLSDMNIEVHTGYEFVHHKNLQKSNSVLILTSQSGETADTLAALRKAQENGIYTISITNEPESSMNKESDDSVLTRCGRETAILGTKTYMTQLLCLYEILFSIEGSAEAEKILNDLKQIPSIIEELIKSTEEENRILAKKYKDEDIFYCMGSGPNFGLAYKVAMTMLMEGALKHACPLYSGEFRHGLIERAEKNVPIIFLDAGFPGDELTSKSIEFSNEIGAKTITFNMNDYSNIHPLLAPFILIIPIEWFIYYLSHYNGEDPGSTRHIGKVRY, encoded by the coding sequence ATGAAGTATGATATGTACAATGAAGTTTTAGAACAGCCTAAATCACTGAAAAAGACTTTAAATGAAGAAGAATCTCATATGAAAGAGATTGCAGAGAAAATAAATGGAATGGATAGAATTTATTTGGTTGGTTGCGGGAGTTCACTTTCCACTTGTTACTCTGCTAGGGATGCAATTGGTTTTTTATCAGACATGAATATTGAAGTTCATACTGGCTATGAATTTGTGCATCATAAAAACCTTCAAAAATCAAATTCAGTACTAATATTAACATCACAATCAGGTGAAACTGCAGATACTTTAGCAGCACTCAGGAAAGCGCAAGAAAATGGTATTTATACTATTTCAATTACAAACGAACCTGAAAGCAGTATGAATAAAGAATCTGATGATTCAGTACTGACTCGTTGTGGAAGAGAAACCGCAATATTAGGTACAAAAACCTATATGACACAACTTCTATGCCTATATGAAATTCTGTTTTCAATTGAAGGATCAGCGGAAGCTGAAAAGATTTTAAACGATCTAAAACAAATTCCATCCATTATAGAAGAATTGATCAAGAGTACAGAGGAAGAAAATAGAATTTTAGCCAAAAAATATAAAGATGAAGATATCTTTTATTGTATGGGTAGTGGTCCAAACTTTGGTTTGGCCTACAAGGTTGCAATGACCATGTTAATGGAGGGAGCACTAAAACATGCCTGTCCACTTTACTCAGGAGAGTTTAGACATGGTTTAATAGAAAGGGCAGAGAAAAATGTTCCAATAATATTTTTAGATGCAGGTTTCCCTGGTGATGAGCTAACCAGTAAATCCATAGAATTTTCAAATGAAATAGGTGCAAAAACTATCACATTCAATATGAACGATTATTCCAACATACATCCCCTCCTAGCACCATTCATACTGATAATTCCGATTGAATGGTTTATTTACTATTTGTCCCACTACAATGGAGAAGATCCAGGAAGTACAAGGCACATAGGGAAAGTAAGATACTAA
- a CDS encoding NOG1 family protein gives MFIPTIPTPEEVLDKSFSRAKKAANKVRSSKIPRHQKSKKTEEARIKTACQVTEETFNSILEKIPKISTLNMFYQDYIDVVVGVDQFKKSLGALKWAVDLISKFENQYVFKIRRSSSEDASKVRKEAFGRLASVVYRIEDELNFLDFAKQKLRNMPTIDFKATTAVIAGFPNVGKSTLLRQLTTAEPKVADYPFTTTGIQIGHLEHKWTHFQFIDTPGLLDRPVQDMNEIELNAMVALEHLADIVFYIFDASETSGYPLESQLNLYNEIKHVFKTPIQCIFNKMDLVENIEYVNGYINQLESPLMLSASEGIGVTEIIAKMEEFDNEKKKRS, from the coding sequence ATGTTTATACCAACTATTCCAACACCAGAAGAGGTTCTGGACAAAAGTTTTAGCAGGGCTAAGAAGGCTGCTAATAAAGTCAGAAGTTCAAAAATTCCTCGTCATCAAAAATCAAAGAAGACAGAAGAGGCAAGGATCAAAACTGCTTGTCAAGTAACTGAAGAAACATTCAATAGCATACTTGAAAAGATTCCTAAGATCTCAACCTTGAATATGTTTTACCAGGACTACATAGATGTTGTGGTAGGGGTTGATCAATTTAAAAAATCCCTTGGGGCTCTTAAATGGGCAGTAGATTTAATATCAAAATTTGAAAATCAATATGTTTTCAAAATACGCAGATCAAGCTCGGAAGATGCTTCAAAGGTTAGGAAAGAAGCATTTGGAAGATTAGCATCGGTTGTATATCGTATTGAGGATGAACTAAATTTTCTGGATTTTGCAAAGCAGAAGTTAAGGAACATGCCAACTATTGATTTCAAGGCAACAACCGCGGTTATTGCAGGATTCCCTAATGTGGGAAAATCAACTCTACTTCGCCAGTTAACTACAGCAGAGCCAAAAGTAGCTGATTATCCATTCACAACTACAGGGATTCAAATTGGTCATCTTGAACATAAATGGACACATTTTCAGTTCATAGACACACCAGGACTTCTTGATAGACCAGTACAGGATATGAACGAAATAGAATTAAATGCAATGGTTGCACTTGAACATCTTGCAGATATTGTTTTTTACATATTCGATGCATCTGAAACATCAGGATATCCATTAGAAAGTCAATTAAACCTTTACAATGAAATAAAACATGTTTTCAAAACTCCAATTCAATGTATTTTTAACAAAATGGACCTTGTAGAAAATATTGAATATGTAAATGGTTACATTAACCAATTGGAAAGTCCTCTTATGCTCTCAGCATCCGAGGGGATTGGTGTTACTGAAATAATAGCTAAAATGGAGGAATTTGACAATGAAAAGAAGAAACGCAGCTGA
- the hisA gene encoding 1-(5-phosphoribosyl)-5-[(5-phosphoribosylamino)methylideneamino]imidazole-4-carboxamide isomerase has protein sequence MFIIPAVDIKNGKCVQLVQGIPGTEQVVIENPEIVAKDWENKGASILHVINLDGAFGNKSKNLEVVEKILDTVSIPVQLGGGIRTVQDAMDLLDIGVEKVILGTMAVENPETVEELSNKYGSNRILVALDSKDSKVVIKGWMEKTEKNASELGVSLQKKGAGGILFTNVDVEGMMSGFDMDPLLELLNAVDIPVIYSGGVTSLMDIENLSKTKTFGVVIGSALYKGKIDFIDALKYQKIL, from the coding sequence ATGTTTATAATACCTGCTGTGGATATAAAAAACGGTAAATGTGTGCAGTTAGTCCAGGGAATACCAGGCACCGAACAAGTGGTCATTGAAAATCCAGAAATTGTTGCAAAAGACTGGGAAAATAAAGGTGCATCGATCTTACACGTTATTAATCTTGATGGTGCCTTTGGAAACAAATCAAAAAACTTGGAAGTTGTGGAAAAGATTCTTGATACTGTGTCAATACCTGTTCAACTAGGAGGAGGAATCCGTACAGTTCAAGATGCTATGGATCTATTAGATATTGGTGTTGAAAAGGTTATTTTAGGCACCATGGCAGTCGAAAATCCCGAAACAGTAGAGGAGCTATCAAATAAATATGGAAGCAATAGAATCCTTGTGGCACTGGATAGTAAGGATTCAAAGGTTGTTATCAAAGGATGGATGGAAAAAACTGAAAAAAATGCATCTGAACTCGGTGTTTCCCTCCAAAAAAAAGGTGCTGGAGGCATACTTTTCACTAATGTTGATGTTGAAGGAATGATGAGTGGATTTGACATGGATCCACTTTTAGAACTTTTAAATGCTGTTGATATTCCAGTTATTTACTCTGGAGGAGTGACATCTCTTATGGATATTGAAAATCTGAGTAAAACAAAAACATTTGGTGTTGTAATTGGTTCTGCTCTTTACAAAGGAAAAATAGATTTTATAGATGCCCTCAAATATCAAAAAATATTGTAA
- a CDS encoding Mur ligase family protein, translating to MGLYGKIRCKTARISGKFAKNVVKLGKGMGKSFPGYLFLNIGSDDCLRELAKQPRIGSIIITGTNGKTTTTKLISLFLANDTSISYNYDSNTLNAIATGLLSDNIDLGVFEYGIRDIMHAIPDEVCKLVQPIGVVYTNVSREHSFVAGVSNPFNSYLKAKELLSAPMKRGIVICNADDPRTAYIGKRKEADTHVTYYGLEINMNDESSNTDIYCPLCGEVLNYTIKYSNHRGVFRCSCGFERPKPDMMLTELSKDFDQWTVKIEGNVFNYPTDETVPLNLTIKTPAFGLYNLYNLLCAVTTYASFTPTPENVENTVKKVSKSLDLSILPPGRFEIMKIEDKLVGMGQGDNGDALKANVQFMEDYVKGDLGFIYTTPDTGEDDIFEDHLDALISAKPKMVYVVPGRSSIEAAREYYDKISKVLDAEFYPLAYEYMPKRREKIIEIIYKSQYKYMIVTGCGPEHYMWAELKSELKSNSESF from the coding sequence ATGGGACTATATGGAAAAATTAGATGTAAAACCGCCAGAATATCGGGAAAATTTGCAAAGAACGTAGTTAAATTAGGTAAAGGTATGGGAAAAAGCTTTCCAGGTTATCTATTCTTAAACATAGGATCAGATGATTGTTTAAGAGAGTTAGCCAAGCAGCCACGCATTGGAAGTATCATAATAACTGGCACTAATGGAAAAACTACCACTACTAAGTTAATTAGTTTATTTTTAGCAAATGATACATCAATATCTTATAATTATGATAGTAACACTTTAAATGCTATTGCAACAGGATTACTTAGCGATAATATTGATTTGGGTGTTTTTGAGTACGGTATACGCGATATTATGCATGCTATTCCAGATGAGGTATGTAAGCTAGTGCAACCTATAGGGGTTGTTTACACCAATGTTTCAAGGGAACATTCCTTCGTAGCCGGGGTTTCAAATCCTTTCAATAGTTATTTAAAAGCTAAAGAACTTTTAAGTGCACCTATGAAAAGGGGAATTGTTATATGTAACGCTGATGATCCAAGAACTGCTTATATTGGGAAAAGAAAAGAAGCAGATACTCATGTGACATATTATGGTCTGGAAATTAACATGAATGATGAATCTTCAAATACTGATATTTATTGCCCATTATGTGGAGAAGTCCTTAATTATACCATTAAATATTCAAATCACAGAGGAGTATTCAGGTGCAGTTGTGGTTTTGAGAGACCCAAACCAGATATGATGCTAACTGAACTTTCAAAAGATTTTGATCAATGGACTGTAAAAATTGAAGGTAATGTATTCAATTACCCAACCGATGAGACTGTTCCTCTCAACTTAACTATAAAAACTCCTGCTTTTGGGCTTTACAATCTCTACAATTTATTATGTGCAGTTACTACCTACGCATCGTTTACACCAACACCTGAAAATGTTGAAAATACAGTTAAAAAAGTATCAAAATCACTTGATTTATCCATTTTACCTCCGGGAAGGTTTGAAATAATGAAAATAGAGGATAAACTTGTAGGAATGGGTCAAGGAGATAATGGAGATGCACTGAAGGCAAATGTCCAATTTATGGAAGACTATGTTAAAGGTGATCTTGGATTTATTTATACCACTCCTGATACTGGAGAAGATGATATCTTTGAAGATCATTTGGATGCATTGATCTCAGCAAAACCTAAAATGGTTTATGTTGTTCCAGGTAGAAGTTCTATTGAAGCAGCTAGGGAATATTATGACAAAATCAGCAAAGTACTTGATGCTGAGTTTTATCCTTTAGCATATGAATATATGCCCAAAAGAAGAGAGAAAATAATTGAAATAATCTACAAATCTCAATACAAGTATATGATTGTAACAGGTTGTGGTCCCGAGCATTATATGTGGGCTGAACTTAAATCTGAACTTAAATCAAACAGCGAATCTTTCTAA
- a CDS encoding thiamine-phosphate synthase family protein has product MEDIMEKDKVQKAVKILENSSEFAELIPEVRSNIVMAIEDAKTIDQVVGIPGRITIVNGMPKAVMPPDFMSSSHMARLVLTIIKHDPSKRSAINLKYNPMILDICRKLGLEVSSYNRTQEPAKVKEIEGSTIPWGVETAIEKSGTVPDVIYHKGAWGKEPMICLIGSDACEVAEMAVCIAKLFEIRKNEVVKSTEKIEESLNNCHDVIFAPSRKSWKYKKHDVPCVFCAIAEGNPDIKEMVLYNDKENMVLMNIFPYSRGHLEVVPVKHFTDLNELNSEELEKLFCLVQRSISLIRQVIKPDGINVGLNLGKTAGASIEHLHVHIVPRFKVESGFMETTADTRVIDEDINVTYKKFTEKLDIFEG; this is encoded by the coding sequence ATGGAAGATATCATGGAGAAAGATAAGGTTCAAAAGGCCGTTAAAATACTGGAAAACTCTTCAGAATTTGCTGAACTAATTCCGGAGGTTCGCAGCAATATAGTAATGGCAATTGAGGATGCTAAAACAATTGACCAAGTCGTAGGCATTCCCGGAAGGATTACAATTGTTAATGGTATGCCTAAAGCTGTAATGCCTCCTGATTTTATGAGTTCGTCCCATATGGCTAGATTAGTACTTACTATCATTAAACACGACCCATCCAAGAGAAGTGCAATAAACTTGAAGTACAACCCAATGATACTTGATATATGCAGAAAACTTGGATTGGAAGTATCATCCTATAACCGGACTCAAGAACCTGCTAAAGTTAAAGAAATTGAAGGCAGTACAATTCCATGGGGAGTTGAAACTGCAATCGAAAAATCAGGAACAGTTCCAGATGTGATATATCATAAGGGTGCTTGGGGAAAGGAACCAATGATATGTCTAATAGGTTCAGATGCTTGCGAAGTTGCGGAGATGGCAGTTTGTATTGCAAAATTATTTGAAATCCGTAAAAATGAAGTTGTTAAATCAACTGAAAAGATTGAAGAATCACTTAATAACTGTCATGATGTTATTTTTGCCCCATCAAGAAAATCCTGGAAGTATAAAAAACATGATGTACCTTGTGTATTTTGTGCAATAGCAGAGGGCAATCCAGATATAAAAGAAATGGTCTTATACAATGATAAAGAAAATATGGTTCTAATGAATATATTTCCATACAGTAGAGGCCATCTAGAGGTTGTACCTGTTAAGCACTTTACAGACTTAAATGAACTGAATTCAGAAGAATTGGAAAAATTGTTCTGTCTTGTTCAAAGATCAATATCACTTATCAGGCAGGTTATTAAACCCGACGGAATCAATGTTGGATTAAACCTTGGAAAAACTGCAGGAGCAAGTATAGAACATCTCCACGTTCACATAGTACCAAGATTTAAAGTTGAATCTGGTTTCATGGAGACAACTGCAGATACTAGGGTAATTGATGAAGATATTAATGTTACCTATAAGAAATTCACTGAAAAGCTTGATATTTTTGAGGGATGA
- a CDS encoding flippase, with protein MSSKIAQGSIVILMGSFLFRIGGYIYRFLMANLLGPAGYGILGLTLPFQGFLIIIAGAGLPPAIAKHVSEYYAKNDTEMVKAVINISTKLMIALGLIFSVIIFFLAEPLAMGLFGKPEAILPFQLIALITPFSVIVGAIRGTFQGFYQMTNILITRAFELIFMVIFAVGLVFAGFYVAGAVIGTAVGFMAALAVAVYLFQRDVQGKISQPKKLLSRASKTLTFNDELKIAKMLLFFSIPVVITGLAELALYDMGTLVIGHYMASEFVGYYNAASPVARLPLIISMAVATSVLPATAEAMSLNNTELLKTYVLQSYRYVSLFVVPLCIGTIVFATPIISILFGQAYIPGSAALQILAAGMLFFTIYTVSSSIAQGLGHPRLPMYVLIIGTTIDIILSIVLVPPYGINGAAIATTITSLFIMSTLVWKTLQLARISLPVMDFAKITIASIIMGIVFIPFPQTKSFFFLALIISPFIYFGVLAVIGGLKLEDVRIMRKLGNKLGPFSGIYKKLIGILERFAV; from the coding sequence ATGAGTTCAAAAATAGCCCAAGGAAGTATTGTAATACTAATGGGATCATTCCTATTCCGTATAGGGGGTTACATTTACAGATTTCTTATGGCTAATTTATTAGGGCCTGCAGGATATGGTATTCTTGGTCTTACACTCCCATTTCAGGGTTTTTTAATAATAATTGCGGGAGCAGGACTTCCTCCTGCCATTGCCAAGCATGTGTCTGAATATTACGCAAAAAATGATACTGAAATGGTTAAAGCAGTTATAAACATATCCACTAAGTTGATGATTGCACTTGGTCTCATCTTCAGTGTTATCATATTTTTTTTAGCTGAACCTCTTGCAATGGGATTATTCGGCAAACCCGAAGCAATATTACCATTTCAGTTAATCGCTTTAATAACACCATTCAGTGTAATTGTAGGGGCGATAAGAGGAACATTCCAGGGATTTTATCAGATGACAAATATACTGATAACAAGAGCATTTGAACTTATTTTCATGGTCATATTTGCAGTGGGATTGGTTTTTGCAGGATTTTATGTTGCAGGTGCAGTTATAGGTACTGCAGTGGGATTTATGGCAGCATTAGCAGTTGCAGTTTATCTCTTCCAGAGAGATGTGCAAGGAAAAATATCCCAACCAAAAAAATTACTTTCACGAGCATCAAAAACTTTGACTTTTAATGATGAGCTAAAAATAGCGAAAATGTTACTTTTCTTTTCAATACCTGTAGTTATAACGGGTTTAGCAGAACTGGCACTATATGATATGGGGACACTAGTTATTGGTCATTACATGGCCAGTGAATTTGTTGGATATTACAATGCAGCAAGTCCTGTTGCAAGATTGCCACTCATAATATCTATGGCAGTTGCTACTTCCGTACTTCCAGCAACAGCAGAAGCTATGAGTCTTAATAATACGGAACTTCTTAAAACATATGTTTTACAATCTTACCGTTATGTATCATTATTTGTTGTACCACTCTGTATAGGAACAATTGTATTTGCTACGCCAATCATATCAATACTATTTGGACAGGCGTACATACCGGGATCTGCCGCTCTCCAGATATTAGCGGCGGGAATGCTTTTTTTCACAATCTATACTGTTTCATCAAGCATTGCACAAGGATTAGGACATCCAAGATTACCTATGTACGTACTGATAATTGGAACAACTATAGATATAATATTAAGCATAGTTCTCGTACCGCCATATGGAATTAATGGTGCTGCAATAGCCACAACCATCACATCTCTATTTATTATGTCGACATTAGTATGGAAAACACTTCAACTAGCAAGAATCAGTTTACCTGTAATGGATTTTGCTAAAATTACCATAGCTTCCATAATCATGGGGATTGTTTTCATTCCATTTCCACAGACTAAATCATTCTTTTTCCTGGCTTTAATAATATCTCCATTCATATATTTCGGAGTTCTAGCAGTGATTGGAGGATTAAAATTAGAAGATGTAAGAATAATGCGCAAACTCGGTAATAAATTAGGGCCATTTTCGGGTATATATAAAAAATTAATAGGTATTTTAGAAAGATTCGCTGTTTGA